In Schistocerca piceifrons isolate TAMUIC-IGC-003096 chromosome 9, iqSchPice1.1, whole genome shotgun sequence, the following proteins share a genomic window:
- the LOC124717058 gene encoding uncharacterized protein LOC124717058 has translation MCMVMSQDRKMARVPAGRDREKHRSSSPKLRGSGGAGHSSSGRVGKTQVKKSASDRKLESQKLRLAAREIRSDRRHAVKNKNTSKVQKQVPKADSMPTVAGGEETEDEALYKQNMLITPESERKCSAREIEKIREALVDALEPLEDGCFPQFYNSNNSQGVLILTCANEQTKQWLERTVPLLKPWDGAKLCVKPKGEVARGTKVLFKTPKLFAKTDPKKILLMLSTQNKTLETRTWRNVSAKSDSSGQTLVYVVDNRSLEAIRALKNKAYLGLGNVELVILDEEDSKQPSVDADVKIEAEDGKDTSVDTDTAPAEKSEVL, from the exons AGTACCAGCaggaagggatagagaaaagcatcGGTCTTCGAGCCCAAAATTGCGAGGCTCTGGAG GTGCTGGGCACTCATCTTCAGGAAGAGTAGGGAAGACACAAGTGAAGAAATCTGCTTCAGACCGGAAACTCGAGTCTCAAAAATTGAGATTAGCTGCTAGAGAAATAAGATCCGACAGACGACACGCAGTTAAGAACAAGAATACGTCGAAAGTACAAAAGCAGGTTCCGAAAGCCGACAGTATGCCAACAGTTGCAGGGGGAGAGGAGACTGAAGATGAAGCGCTGTACAAACAGAATATGTTGATAACACCAGAGTCGGAGCGAAAATGTTCAGCACGTGAAATTGAAAAAATCAGAGAAGCACTCGTAGACGCTCTTGAACCTCTCGAGGACGGGTGTTTTCCACAGTTTTACAATTCGAACAATTCGCAGGGTGTTCTCATCCTTACGTGTGCCAACGAGCAGACAAAGCAGTGGCTGGAGAGAACTGTGCCCCTGCTGAAGCCGTGGGATGGTGCGAAGCTCTGCGTAAAGCCTAAAGGGGAAGTGGCACGAGGGACTAAGGTACTATTTAAGACACCAAAGTTGTTTGCCAAGACAGACCCTAAAAAAATCTTGCTGATGCTCAGCACTCAAAACAAGACTCTAGAGACCAGGACGTGGAGGAACGTGAGTGCGAAATCCGATTCGTCAGGCCAGACTCTGGTCTACGTAGTTGACAATCGGAGTCTCGAAGCCATCCGAGCCTTGAAGAATAAAGCATATCTCGGATTAGGCAATGTCGAGTTAGTTATCTTAGATGAGGAGGACAGCAAGCAGCCCTCTGTAGATGCAGACGTGAAAATTGAGGCGGAAGATGGCAAGGACACCTCCGTAGATACCGACACGGCTCCTGCAGAAAAATCTGAAGTGTTGTGA